One stretch of Hemiscyllium ocellatum isolate sHemOce1 chromosome 27 unlocalized genomic scaffold, sHemOce1.pat.X.cur. SUPER_27_unloc_3, whole genome shotgun sequence DNA includes these proteins:
- the LOC132808014 gene encoding zinc finger protein 470-like → MEKPEESRPVEERWKCGDCKKGFHFLSALEIHRRSHTGERPFPCPVCGKAFSNSTNLLTHRRVHTGERPFSCPECGKAFAQASNLLRHQRIHTGVRPFPCSQCGKAFSNSFHLLTHRRVHTGERPFSCPECGKAYSNSSSLLTHQRVHAGERPFSCPECGKAFSDSSNLLRHRRVHTGERPFDCPECGKAFRDSSDLLKHQRVHTGERPFSCPECGKAFSNSSHLLRHQWVHTGERPFSCPECGKAYSNSAHLLTHQRVHTGERPFICSQCGKAFSDSSTLLRHQRVHTGERPFSCPECGKAFRDSSSLLRHRRVHTGERPFSCPECRKVFSDSFYLLRHRRVHTGERPFRCPECGKSFAQVSNLLAHQRTHTGERPFSCPKCGKAFTRSSHLRSHQRVHVPSQGD, encoded by the coding sequence atggagaaacccgaggaatcccgtcCCGTGGAGGAAcgatggaagtgtggcgactgcaaGAAAGGCTTCCATTTCCTgtctgccctggagattcatcggcgcagtcacactggggagaggccattcccctgccctgtcTGCGGGAAGGCGTTCAGCAATTccaccaacctgctgacccaccggcgggtccacacgggggagaggcccttcagctgccccgagtgcgggaaggcctttgcccaggcctccaacctgctgaggcaccagcggatccacacgggggtgAGGCCGTTcccctgctctcagtgcgggaaggccttcagcaattccttccACCTGCTAACCCACCGGCGGgtgcacacaggggagaggcccttcagttgtCCTGAGTGTGGGAAAGCCTACAGCAATTCATCCAGCTTGCTGACCCACCAGAGGGTCCAcgcaggggagaggcccttcagctgccccgagtgtgggaaggccttcagcgattcctccaacctgctgaggcaccgacgggtccacacgggggagagacccttcgattgcccagagtgtgggaaggcatTCCGTGATTCCTCTGActtgctgaagcaccagcgggtccacacgggggagaggcccttcagctgccccgagtgcgggaaggcctttagcaATTCCTCCCACCTACTGAGGCATCAGTGggttcacacaggggagaggcccttcagctgccccgagtgtgggaaggcctacAGCAATTCtgcccacctgctgacccaccagcgggtccacacgggggagaggccgttcatctgctctcagtgcgggaaggccttcagcgattcctccaccctgctgaggcaccagcgggtccacacgggggagaggcccttcagctgccctgagtgtgggaaggcattCCGTGATTCCTCCTCTctgctgaggcaccggcgggtccacactggggagaggcccttcagctgcccagagtgcaggaaggtctTCAGCGATTCCTTCTACCTGTtgaggcaccggcgggtccacacgggggagaggcccttcagatgccctgagtgcgggaaaaGCTTTGCCCAGGTCTccaacctgctggcccaccagcggacccacaccggggagaggcccttcagctgccccaagtgcgggaaggccttcacccgctcctcccacttgcggagccaccagcgagttcatgtgccatcgcagggggattga